The Juglans regia cultivar Chandler chromosome 10, Walnut 2.0, whole genome shotgun sequence genome includes the window GTTAACCATACAATTACATGGCTCTAATTAGCCATGCGAAAACTTGAAAAACAGAACGCTTAAGTTgatggtaattatatatatgtttgtttgatTTCGTAATTACGtgactcatttattatttaaaattatttaataaacatttaaatactgAACTTGATGCAACGAGTGTAAGATCTGATCTAATCCCCCTCCCCcacttcaattttatttttatttatttatttttgttttgggacgTGTTACGTCCACTGCTCCCAGCTGGGAGCTACCAttaggcaattttttttttttttactttttttatatgtattttttaacacttttaaatattttttaaaaaattaaaaaaatcacaatattattaaaaaatacttctttaatcattaagtaaaaaaaattaaaaataaaaaatcacaacggTAGAATAGAACAGAAAAAATGAGCGATAAGAGTACATTTTCCATATTGTGAAACCCTTAATTTGTAGAGGACTTGTGATTGGCGAATTGGCCATAATCAATCTTTTGGAAAGAAGAATGTGGCATGGAGAAATAGTCTTCATGTTACAACCATATAAGGTGAACAACGCTAGGTCtgtataaattaattgaaaCACAACCGGACATTCAACTTTCAAGTTCAAGGATCAAGGTTAAATGCATTGAGAATATCTCAGTGGCATGTACAATTAATGCACATCTAAGCTGAGTGCAGAGCAAGAGGAAACTTTAAAATCACAGGGTTGGAGCTCTTTCGGCAGATCCAGCAATAACAGTGAGCAAGTTGTTTCCAAAAGGATCACTGAGATGCTTTGCAAGGTTTTCAACAGGGCCTTCTCCAGTGACATAAGCTTGAATAAAGAAACCCAGCATGGAAAACATTGCAAGTCTACCGTTTTTTATCTCCTTCACCTTCAGAATTGCAGCCTGGTCCGGATCCTTTGCAAGCCCCAATGGATCAAAAGGACCACCTGGGTGAAGCTTGTCCTCCAAATCCtaccagcaaaaaaaaaaaattatatatatatatataaccaccTCACATTAACAGTTTTCTTTTGTCATGAATCATGGTTAAGGTAATCTACCAGAATCTTGGTGAATCTTTTTATATGAAATGGCATAACTGTTGATGGCACCAATAcatatatttgataataataaaaaaaaagggagggtAGTCACAGAACAGAATCCTCACATACCAAGCCATTGATAATTCTGTAATATTCTGCACCACCAACGAGAACAACCTCAGCAGCGACAGCAAAAATAAGATTGATGGGGATGTTCTTCCCAAAGTAATTCAATGTGTTCCCATCAAGGAGTAGTGCTCCTGTCTGCATTATGCGCACAGAGTAATTCAATGTGGGGGAATCTCTTGCTAAATGGATGTCTCTGTTTAAAGTATAGAAGGGCAATTAAAAGAAACCTTGAACCAGACAGCCTCAGGGCCGCAGTTAGCACCAAATTTGTTGAAGGCCTCTGGGATAATGAATCCAGCAGCTCCAAGCATGGCCCAACGGGCGTGAATCAACTCGTATGCCTGATATCTGCAATCAAAGTGTCCCCATTAGTACCATACGACATTTATATTATTGATGGATTTGTTTACTTTGATTAAAGGAAAAGTATCTGGGAAGTTTTAACATACTTGCTGAAGTTCTCTGGATTCTTGCTAAGCCCAAAAGGATCGTAACCATAACTGCATCGAAATGAATAAGCAAGATTATTCACCCAAACGAAATTGCAATCTATGACTTTAAAGGCCAAACTTAGCACCATCCAATATATTTCTGAAAGAGACAAGTTTTAGAGGAAGAAACGTCATACTCTCCAGGAACTTCTCCGGTCAAATACTCTGGGATCTCGGATCGATCCAAGAGGCCTTCCGGCAAAAAAATCCTTCTGTCAGGACCTGACCAAACCGCCAAGCAGAATGTTGACAAGGACAAAAAAAACCAACTCGATCTCCATGCATTGCAAGCCAGCAGCACAGAGCACTGCGTGCATGAGTTAATTAGTAAGGAAATGAGATCAGGTTTCAGTTGGTCAACTTACCATACCACTTGGCGAGCTCCTCGTCGGAAGGAGAAACAGCAGCAGGCTTTGACTTAGGCGGTGCCGCCTTCTTCTTGGAGAAGAGAGCAACAGTCTTAAATGTGGCGGGGCTGGAGGCCGTTGGAGCTGATGTCCTGGCGGCACCGCTGAAGTTGAGAGGGTTTCCGAGCATTTCCGACACGCCAAGAGAGGCAGCCGCAGTGGATGCAGCCAGAGAAGCCATTTTCTGGGTCGCCGGAAATGAAACCTTTTGTGGCTAGCTAGAAGTAGGATTGGCGTGGTAGTGGAGAATGCAAATGATCGAGAAATGAGATACTATAAGCTTGAGTTGGTGGACGTGGGCATTCCATGTAGGATTAGTGTTCATGGGTTTTGATTGGTTGATTTGCATTGTGAAAATGCGCAATCCATTGCAGCGATATGATAGGGCGGGTTGAGATAATATGGCAGACGATTGTGATGACGTGGAATGCTCCTGATCCTGAACTTGTAGATTGCATCGATTTGGATAACATGTCCCATCCAATGTTCCGTGGAAATTTGCTCTCGTCCACAGCTGCTAATCGTACATAACGGggtgacttttgtttttcttgaggTTGTGAGTGTAAccccttttaatttttcacaccgatttttcctttctttgctGGGCAAATTGGAGCTAGCATGTGCTTTTGCACCCACCTCCCACCATATATCCTTTTCACGGTTCACCACGGTGCCTCTGATGCATCTTCCCCTTTAAACTTTGCTTCCCCTAGAATCGGCACCAACAGTCCACATCGCATATGTGATATGTTTAAGTTCTATGCACTGCAGCTCATCTGATTCCGAACAAAATGAGTGCCATCACCCAGAGAGAAATACGTTTCGTCCGAATTGTGTTTTGCATCTTAAATATCAATACTCATTTGGGTTTTAAAGATCTAGAAACAGCTTTTGAGGATCTTTCACCCTCAAGGAACCGCGTTTCCAGTCAAGTGTGGGTGGGACAAGAGTTTCTCTCTATAATATGTATAGCAGAGTCCACCATAAGCACTCTCTTTTTTCTAGATAACCAAATTGGGAAGTAATTAATTTCACATTAACTCAAAGAGGGGGTACATAATATGCATGCATAGAAAAAGGTTTTTATATTTCCTTGTGGAAATGCATGTGTACAGAATCTATCTAGAAACCATCATGGTTCGTTTGATTATACAGCAGGAGCTTGACCTCATCTTCTCCACTTGTCAACCTCTCTGGAAGTTGCTCGGATAAGTTTCTTGGTATTAATGACAATCTCATCAACAAGTGCACCAATCTCATCCCTGGCAGCACCAGGCTAAATGAGCAAACAATCTATAGACCGAAACTCGAAGGAAAAATAATGGCCAAAAATAATAGCAAGTCATAATTATGAAACTTTTAGCAGTCTCGATGCGACaaaattcatatatagattCTCTGTTCGAATGCAGTAGATATATACCGAACAATAGAACAAAGCAAATTGGAGTATCTCAGACTCTCGTAGTTGCAAGATTTGTATCTCACGACATCCATGAGGTTTATCCGACCTTTGAATATAAGGAATGGACCTTGAAAGTTTCTGAGCAATATTCACACTCCTGTGGAATTTTATGAGATGCGAGCTTGGAATTTTGTTCAAGGGGTTTGGGAAGTTtagctttcattcttttgcttgaatttgaaactttttaacttgttttcacaataataataaacttctATATTCCTCCTATGTCATTGAACCACACAGTTCTCCAgtgaatattataatttgattttaaagatCTTTACATTGCCCAATCAAGATTCTTGACTCTTAAAACCATGAAATGAAAGTGAAGTAAGGCAGTTCAGATCAGTAATCATGAATAGGTCATGATATGTTAAAGACTGATACCAATTACCATCATTTATATCTATAACTTGTCTGCCTTTTGTGAAAGAGAAGACATCAAAGACAATTCTCCCagttattcttttcttttttggttctgTCCTCTCCTcattcctttttccttttttctttctttctttttctcgccattttggttttctttctgGAAGTGAGTTTAATGCATTTTAAATGGAAACACGCCAAGTATAACTAAAGAATAAACTTACTGAGAGGGAAAATTCATAGAACCATGAGAAAGATGCCCAACATTAGAGTATCTCCCGTTTTCATCCAAAGCAATGCCCCTCCCCATACCATAGCCAAAACCTAAGCCAATCCCACATCCAGCACCAAATCCAATGCCAACTTGTAAGCCGGGAATCCCAGGACCAAATCCTGCACCTGGTGAGAGGAAAACCATCTTACACCAAAAAAGaatatttgagttttatttttcttctttgagccaaaaaaatatctaagttttattgttcatttacattttattaatcaGCAACATATGCAACATAAGGATTGATAAGCCTAATaccaaatgataaaaaaatttggcAAGGTGGACGGGGATAAGAAAGCAAGAATGACACCTCACTCCCccgctattatatataatgagaatgggagctattatatatataacactttcCAAACGAAATGTAACACACATAATGTATCTTAAAAGGCTGACACAATGAAATTTGGTGCATCCAACATCTTCCTTAACACCGTCTTCCTAGTTATCGCAAATCTTCTAGATAAACTGGATAAAGGACTAGAATACTGCCAGGTGTGAAAATCCTCAATCAAATTTaaaactctattctttttcaattcCAATGACGCCTTCTGAACATTTTTTGGTCAAAAATTGAAAGTATGTTGGCGTACCCAAACTGCTGAAGATCAAGCTCCTTACATCAACCTATAATAAAATCCAACCACGAGGACTGTATAAATAAAAAGGCCACTTTACAGTAATATTCACATCTCATTAAAATCCGACCCCTCTCTGAActgaaatgataaattatacGCACAACATTTTGTTCGCAGTGGCTTCTGACAATTTAGCATGTAATATTGTAGTCCCTGCTAAATTCTAGATAATTGTTCAAATAGCTATCGTAATTCGAGAGAATCCCATATAGCATCATTGACAGAAACAATAGCCGAGGGCGGAGTTGATCATGGACAGAGGTTGAAAGTGAAGGGCATATGTGGGTAAGTGTTTACAGAACTAGGTCCCCAAGAATAAAAACCTCATATAGATTAATgataaatgatttatacaagcTTCAAATATCCGGTAAAAAAGACCTCACCttgaaaaaaagagtaaaaaaaaaacaattcttcaTTAGTgagatcattttttaaaaaactagtATAACTTGTCTGTCTATTTGAGCTTCTACCTATCATTACTCTAAATTAATAGAGATCTGTGGGCAAAAAGGCAACAAGGAAAACGGTGAAGTACCACCGAGAAGACCGATGCCGAAACCAAAACCGCAGCCAGCGCCGAGGCCGAAAGCGGGACCCAGCTTACCCAGTTGCTTCGAGTTGACATGCGGAAGCTTCCAGGCCAAACCCTTAAGCTCTCCTCCCTGATTTTTCATGCCTTTCTCCTCGACACTCTTCCTGGGTTCTTCTATTCTTTTCGTTTATACGAATCTCGACGGTGTATTTGGTGCAGGCTATTGCTAAATAGGCTCGTGGGCTGTGGCCGACAACTTAAAAGCCCCTCCGGATTGGACTGGACTTGGCTTGTCAGCTTCCAACTTTCATAATTAAAGTCGATAAATctcatgttatattattttattttattattaaaattttttaaattttttatataaaatataataaataatttattttttaaaattttaaaataataatattaaaattaatattttatttaacttttaatttttatttcttcaaatctcatcatccaaatcGCATCAATTGAACcttttcgtttttatttttgattttctgGACAATTCAGCTATCAGCCAAAAACCACTTCAATAACCTGTATATgtccaaaatgaaaaactttaatatcacaaattatattttatgatgtaatttttatattataaattgttataattaatataatacattaaattataaaatagatttgacgttttaattttattttataaaatatctttcttaaacattaaaaagagagagagagagaaatcttCAAATAGGAcgttttgtttatttgtgttttaCACGAGCCAATAAAAATTTGACGCTTATGCAATTTATAGAACCAACTATAGATGCCCCGTCCGTAACCTTAACCTCTCCCTTTCTCTGGTTGTCTTGATGCTTGAATTGCTTTCATTACACATGAAATCAAATGAGATATTCTTTTCTTAAAGAGGAATTAATTTCCTACACGCTAgtatttttacacttttaaaaaaatacacgtcATATCGAAGGGTGTAAATTTACCGTAATCACCGCGTCCGGTCCTTAGCtgcattaaaaagaaaaaaactacaaaCCCAATTACTTACAATGTTTGTTTGTTAATATGGAGTTTAGGACTTTGTTATGGACATTAAAGAGAGAAAGCAAAGTCAAAGGTTCCTTATTTGCT containing:
- the LOC109001909 gene encoding keratin, type II cytoskeletal 3 is translated as MKNQGGELKGLAWKLPHVNSKQLGKLGPAFGLGAGCGFGFGIGLLGGAGFGPGIPGLQVGIGFGAGCGIGLGFGYGMGRGIALDENGRYSNVGHLSHGSMNFPSQDEIGALVDEIVINTKKLIRATSREVDKWRR
- the LOC109001908 gene encoding chlorophyll a-b binding protein CP26, chloroplastic: MASLAASTAAASLGVSEMLGNPLNFSGAARTSAPTASSPATFKTVALFSKKKAAPPKSKPAAVSPSDEELAKWYGPDRRIFLPEGLLDRSEIPEYLTGEVPGDYGYDPFGLSKNPENFSKYQAYELIHARWAMLGAAGFIIPEAFNKFGANCGPEAVWFKTGALLLDGNTLNYFGKNIPINLIFAVAAEVVLVGGAEYYRIINGLDLEDKLHPGGPFDPLGLAKDPDQAAILKVKEIKNGRLAMFSMLGFFIQAYVTGEGPVENLAKHLSDPFGNNLLTVIAGSAERAPTL